In Halopelagius longus, the following proteins share a genomic window:
- a CDS encoding PRC-barrel domain-containing protein, which yields MDGTPEEITTLVGREVYSNNGVFVGEVEDIRLDLDRQSVTGLALTALNDELFRDRIDPGKGVLIPYRWVRAVGDVILINDVVERLKDPEEEEESSAIA from the coding sequence ATGGACGGGACCCCCGAAGAGATAACGACGCTTGTCGGCCGCGAGGTCTACTCCAACAACGGGGTGTTCGTCGGGGAAGTCGAAGACATCCGACTCGACCTCGACCGACAGTCTGTCACGGGACTCGCACTCACGGCACTCAACGACGAACTGTTCAGAGACCGCATCGACCCCGGGAAGGGCGTACTCATCCCGTACCGCTGGGTACGCGCCGTCGGCGACGTCATCCTCATCAACGACGTGGTCGAACGGCTGAAAGACCCCGAAGAGGAAGAAGAGAGCTCGGCTATCGCCTGA
- a CDS encoding DHH family phosphoesterase, whose protein sequence is MSAGVTISSMSTYAILGCGSVGHAVAEELAEEGKSVLILDKDESRVEALRDQDLNAQTTDIADPAVAEVVTDRDVVLILSSDVEANKAAVSAIRESGGEQFIVVRASDPVSEDELSELGADVVINPSEVIADSALRSLESGELEYKARQLAELLEGTNDGLAILTHDNPDPDSIASAVALQAIASEHNLESDILYDGEIGHQENRAFVNLLGIELVRLADAPPLSEYGAVALVDHMKSSEPEVTAEIDIFIDHFEPGEDIDAAFMDVRPNVSSTSTILTKYIQEFDLSPSEAVATALLYGIRSETLDFKRETTPADLTAAAYLYPFANHDTLEQVESPSMSAETLDVLAEAIQNREVQGSHLVSNAGFIRDRDALGQAAQHLLKLEGITTTAVFGIADDNIYLSARSKDIRMNIGKVLQDAFEDIGDAGGHSTQGSVEIPLGIFTGIETNEDNRGTLLKLTEEAVRRKLFEAMGVESSESSNGS, encoded by the coding sequence ATGAGCGCTGGGGTCACTATCTCCTCGATGTCTACCTACGCAATCTTGGGGTGCGGGAGCGTGGGTCACGCGGTGGCCGAGGAGTTAGCGGAGGAGGGCAAGAGCGTGCTCATCCTCGACAAAGACGAGAGTCGGGTCGAGGCACTCCGCGACCAAGATTTGAACGCGCAGACGACCGACATCGCCGACCCGGCCGTCGCGGAGGTGGTGACGGACCGGGACGTGGTTCTCATCCTCTCGTCGGACGTCGAGGCGAACAAGGCGGCCGTCTCCGCGATTCGGGAGAGCGGCGGCGAGCAGTTCATCGTCGTCCGGGCCTCCGACCCCGTCTCGGAGGACGAACTCTCCGAACTGGGGGCGGACGTCGTCATCAACCCCTCGGAGGTCATCGCCGACTCCGCGCTTCGGTCGCTCGAATCGGGCGAGTTAGAGTACAAGGCGCGGCAGTTGGCCGAACTCCTGGAGGGGACGAACGACGGACTGGCCATCCTCACCCACGACAACCCCGACCCCGACTCCATCGCCAGCGCCGTGGCTTTGCAAGCAATCGCGTCGGAGCACAACCTCGAATCTGACATCCTCTACGACGGCGAAATCGGCCACCAAGAGAACCGCGCCTTCGTCAACCTCCTCGGCATCGAACTCGTCCGACTCGCCGACGCGCCGCCCCTCTCGGAGTACGGCGCGGTGGCCCTCGTAGACCACATGAAGTCCTCCGAACCGGAGGTCACAGCCGAGATAGACATCTTCATCGACCACTTCGAACCGGGCGAGGACATCGACGCGGCGTTCATGGACGTGCGGCCGAACGTCTCCTCGACCTCGACCATCCTCACGAAGTACATTCAGGAGTTCGACCTCAGTCCGAGCGAAGCGGTCGCGACCGCTCTGCTGTACGGCATCCGCTCCGAGACGCTGGACTTCAAGCGGGAGACGACGCCCGCGGACCTCACCGCGGCGGCGTACCTCTACCCGTTCGCGAACCACGACACCCTCGAACAGGTGGAGTCGCCCTCCATGTCCGCCGAGACGCTGGACGTGCTGGCGGAGGCGATTCAGAACCGCGAGGTACAGGGGAGTCACCTCGTCTCGAACGCGGGGTTCATCCGCGACAGGGACGCGTTGGGGCAGGCCGCCCAACACCTCCTGAAGCTCGAAGGCATCACGACGACGGCGGTGTTCGGCATCGCCGACGACAACATCTACCTCTCGGCTCGGTCGAAGGACATCCGGATGAACATCGGGAAGGTCCTGCAGGACGCCTTCGAGGACATCGGCGACGCGGGCGGCCACTCCACGCAGGGGTCCGTCGAGATTCCGCTCGGCATCTTCACCGGCATCGAGACGAACGAGGACAACCGCGGCACCCTGTTGAAACTGACCGAGGAGGCCGTCCGCAGAAAGCTCTTCGAGGCGATGGGCGTCGAAAGTTCCGAGAGCAGTAACGGAAGCTGA
- a CDS encoding Lrp/AsnC family transcriptional regulator: protein MDERDIRLLKAIADLETGSPEKLHEETDIPVSTIHYRLNNLREAGIIENDLYDIDVEEVGLGVTVLVEILADYSGSHHDFEEKILDVEGVTQAYFTMGETDFIVVAHLSGREMVERLITDFETIEEVQRTNSTFVISTLRDSHRVLQNYSLETLLDELLDDEA, encoded by the coding sequence ATGGACGAACGCGACATCCGCCTGCTGAAGGCTATCGCCGACTTGGAGACGGGGAGCCCCGAGAAACTCCACGAGGAGACGGACATCCCCGTCTCGACCATCCACTATCGACTGAACAACCTCCGCGAGGCGGGTATCATCGAGAACGACCTCTACGACATCGACGTCGAGGAGGTGGGACTCGGTGTCACCGTCCTCGTCGAGATCCTCGCCGACTACAGCGGGTCCCACCACGACTTCGAGGAGAAGATACTGGACGTCGAGGGCGTGACGCAGGCGTACTTCACCATGGGCGAGACGGACTTCATCGTCGTCGCGCACCTCTCGGGGCGGGAGATGGTCGAGCGTCTCATCACCGACTTCGAGACGATAGAGGAGGTTCAGCGGACGAACTCCACGTTCGTCATCTCGACGCTCCGGGACAGTCACCGGGTGCTTCAGAACTACAGTTTGGAGACGCTCTTGGACGAACTGCTCGACGACGAGGCGTAG
- a CDS encoding DMT family transporter: MNPLSRFGSAGRDAALFLTLACFWGTSFVAIEVGLPHFPPMLFAGVRYAAAGAIILAYAAVTADRLLPRGRDEVASVLVAGGLIIGIYHGLLYLGQMHVPGAISSVVVSLSPVLTAVFAALILDESLDRFGALGFLLGIAGVVVVADPDPANLLSADILGIGLIFLGCATFALGAVLTRPLRVSLPIESMQGWAMLLGAGILFAAAAARGESPASIEWTFPAVVSLAYLTLVSGVVAFLIYFTLLDRVGATEINLIGYLEPVVASTVSWAVLDHVVGAQTLVGFVAVFAGFALVKRDALRTRLGLTDPATPSSHGYDAD; this comes from the coding sequence ATGAATCCACTCTCTCGATTCGGTTCTGCAGGACGCGACGCGGCGTTGTTTCTCACGCTCGCGTGCTTCTGGGGCACCTCGTTCGTCGCTATCGAAGTCGGACTACCGCACTTCCCGCCGATGCTGTTCGCGGGCGTTCGCTACGCGGCGGCCGGCGCGATAATCCTCGCGTACGCCGCCGTCACCGCCGACAGGCTGCTCCCGCGCGGGCGTGACGAGGTAGCGAGCGTTCTCGTCGCCGGCGGCCTCATCATCGGCATCTACCACGGCCTCCTCTATCTCGGGCAGATGCACGTTCCGGGCGCCATCTCCTCGGTGGTCGTCAGCCTCTCGCCGGTTCTGACGGCCGTCTTCGCCGCTCTCATCCTCGACGAGTCGCTCGACCGGTTCGGTGCGCTCGGCTTCCTCCTCGGCATCGCGGGCGTCGTCGTCGTCGCCGACCCCGACCCGGCGAACCTCCTGTCTGCGGACATCCTCGGTATCGGCCTCATCTTCCTCGGGTGCGCGACGTTCGCCCTCGGCGCGGTTCTCACCCGCCCCCTCCGCGTCAGTCTCCCCATCGAGTCGATGCAGGGGTGGGCGATGCTCCTCGGGGCGGGCATCCTCTTTGCGGCGGCGGCCGCCCGCGGCGAGTCGCCCGCGAGCATCGAGTGGACGTTCCCCGCCGTCGTCTCTCTGGCGTACCTGACGCTCGTCTCCGGCGTCGTCGCCTTCCTCATCTACTTCACGCTGTTGGACCGCGTCGGGGCCACCGAGATAAACCTCATCGGCTACCTCGAACCGGTCGTCGCCTCGACGGTGAGTTGGGCGGTTCTGGACCACGTCGTCGGCGCGCAGACCCTCGTCGGGTTCGTCGCCGTCTTCGCCGGGTTCGCACTCGTCAAGCGCGACGCGCTTCGCACCCGACTCGGACTCACCGACCCCGCCACTCCGTCGTCGCACGGGTACGACGCCGACTGA
- a CDS encoding MFS transporter: MNRDTLQFYSLYLTRFAGGFGFITLVTLLGKYINVLDPSAVTVLGVTLGAGFVIGMFTTGFTLAQTAAVVPLAWAGDRFDKRNVLLGTLLLGAVAYGLFPLVDSSLSFILARALQGVAVTGASLMSLALVGELAEAGTRANRIGKANAASFAASILGSISAGLLYDALGFSPIFSIIVALLSVATVGVWFFLDPDETTIRGFPFSDLALNRRILTIATFRTQYAVAVTLVRTWVPIYAGVAAASGGLAYGGLAVSVTVVAEKFTNMLFQPTMGRYSDEYGRAAFVFVGGGCYGLVALCVPFSPVIGTALGLPGALPILGPLSPAFLPLVGLSGLLGVADSLREPASMALFADEGTEDGGVAASFGIRDLLWRPGSVAAPLLGGYLMADVGMEWVFYVGGLFALTGVLTFLAVLVRDFGTRALAEW, encoded by the coding sequence GTGAACCGGGATACGCTGCAGTTTTACTCGCTCTACCTCACTCGATTCGCCGGCGGATTCGGCTTCATCACGCTCGTCACCCTCCTCGGGAAGTACATCAACGTCCTCGACCCCTCGGCGGTGACGGTTCTGGGAGTCACGCTCGGTGCGGGGTTCGTCATCGGGATGTTCACGACGGGGTTCACGCTGGCGCAGACGGCCGCCGTGGTCCCCCTCGCGTGGGCGGGCGACCGATTCGACAAGCGGAACGTTCTCCTCGGGACGCTCCTCCTCGGCGCAGTCGCGTACGGTCTCTTCCCCCTCGTCGATTCGAGCCTCTCGTTCATCCTCGCGCGGGCGTTGCAGGGCGTCGCCGTCACGGGTGCGAGCCTCATGTCTCTGGCCCTCGTCGGCGAACTCGCGGAAGCCGGGACGCGGGCGAACCGCATCGGGAAGGCCAACGCCGCTTCCTTCGCGGCGTCCATCCTCGGGAGCATCTCCGCCGGCCTCCTGTACGACGCCCTCGGCTTCTCGCCCATCTTCTCGATAATCGTCGCCCTCCTCTCCGTGGCGACGGTCGGCGTCTGGTTCTTCCTCGACCCCGACGAGACGACCATCCGCGGTTTCCCCTTCTCCGACCTCGCTCTCAACCGGCGCATCCTCACGATAGCGACGTTCCGGACGCAGTACGCCGTCGCGGTCACCCTCGTCCGGACGTGGGTCCCCATCTACGCCGGAGTGGCCGCCGCGAGCGGCGGACTCGCCTACGGCGGCCTCGCCGTCTCCGTCACCGTCGTCGCGGAGAAGTTCACGAACATGCTGTTTCAGCCCACGATGGGCCGCTACTCCGACGAGTACGGCCGGGCGGCGTTCGTCTTCGTCGGCGGCGGGTGCTACGGACTCGTCGCCCTCTGCGTCCCGTTCTCGCCGGTCATCGGAACCGCGCTCGGACTCCCCGGCGCGCTCCCGATTCTCGGTCCTCTCTCGCCCGCGTTCCTCCCCCTCGTCGGCCTTTCGGGACTCCTCGGCGTCGCCGACAGCCTCCGCGAACCCGCGAGCATGGCGCTGTTCGCCGACGAGGGAACCGAAGACGGCGGCGTCGCCGCCTCGTTCGGCATCCGCGACCTGCTCTGGCGGCCCGGAAGCGTCGCCGCGCCCCTGCTCGGCGGCTACCTCATGGCCGACGTCGGCATGGAGTGGGTGTTCTACGTGGGCGGTCTGTTCGCCCTCACCGGCGTCCTCACCTTCCTCGCCGTCCTCGTCCGCGACTTCGGCACCCGCGCGCTCGCCGAGTGGTGA
- a CDS encoding dienelactone hydrolase family protein, which yields MDRLSTPPRQRLLASPLGSVTATRPFESLKTRSLPRKFAGYRVRAAADVALGSGPAAFLREADAPPAPHLHDRIETALARYADVREAYEELLERWEAVFWGDVEAGPDQRVELERERRRISEAHARPNDVFGFLARGHYVPPVKYDVPDPDAAAEKWAHELAEPERLYGFSDATVTEALPRVTRSATVAGPGTTEFRLRFETPALHVGDTATARVYEPDDAEGALPTFVFYSGLASLGDLLRYWPEEEAVGRRLAREGYRVVLPDAPWHAHREPRGSYSGEPALARAPIGMFELYAAASKEAGVFVDWARTEGAPRVGVGGVGLGGTVALHVAGRCDLWPESMRPEFAAPVGAPGAVDQTITSSDLYEALDLGDALSAAGWTGRRLRDFAPLLNPPAEPAVNPERILAFYGAADETAPAETTEALVRRWRLPRRNVTEWDCGHVGVRTRLIRGDSYRRAVTRELDRQTMQTETGATA from the coding sequence ATGGACCGACTCAGCACTCCCCCGAGACAGCGACTCCTCGCGTCGCCCCTCGGTTCGGTTACGGCGACTCGGCCGTTCGAGTCGCTGAAGACGCGTTCGCTCCCCCGAAAGTTCGCCGGGTACCGCGTCCGTGCGGCGGCGGACGTGGCCCTCGGGTCGGGTCCGGCGGCGTTCCTTCGCGAGGCGGACGCGCCCCCGGCCCCGCACCTCCACGACAGGATAGAGACGGCCCTCGCGCGGTACGCCGACGTCCGCGAGGCGTACGAGGAACTGCTCGAACGCTGGGAGGCCGTCTTCTGGGGCGACGTCGAGGCCGGTCCGGACCAACGGGTCGAACTCGAACGCGAGCGACGGCGCATCTCCGAGGCGCACGCCCGCCCGAACGACGTGTTCGGCTTCCTCGCGCGGGGCCACTACGTCCCGCCGGTGAAGTACGACGTGCCCGACCCGGACGCCGCCGCGGAGAAGTGGGCGCACGAACTCGCCGAACCCGAACGCCTCTACGGCTTCTCCGACGCCACGGTGACGGAGGCGCTTCCGCGCGTCACCCGGTCGGCGACGGTGGCCGGTCCGGGGACGACGGAGTTCAGACTTCGCTTCGAGACGCCGGCGCTCCACGTCGGCGACACCGCCACCGCGCGCGTCTACGAACCTGACGACGCCGAGGGCGCACTGCCGACGTTCGTGTTCTACTCCGGACTCGCGTCGCTCGGCGACCTGCTCCGCTACTGGCCCGAGGAGGAGGCCGTCGGCCGCCGCCTCGCGCGCGAGGGGTACCGCGTCGTCCTCCCCGACGCGCCGTGGCACGCCCACCGCGAACCGCGCGGGAGTTACAGCGGCGAACCGGCTCTCGCCCGCGCGCCCATCGGGATGTTCGAACTCTACGCCGCGGCGTCGAAGGAGGCGGGCGTCTTCGTCGATTGGGCGCGGACGGAGGGCGCGCCGCGCGTCGGCGTCGGCGGTGTCGGACTCGGCGGCACCGTCGCACTCCACGTCGCCGGGCGGTGCGACCTGTGGCCCGAGTCGATGCGCCCGGAGTTCGCCGCGCCCGTCGGCGCGCCGGGCGCGGTAGACCAGACCATCACGTCGAGCGACCTGTACGAAGCCCTCGATTTGGGCGACGCCCTCTCGGCCGCCGGGTGGACGGGTCGCCGCCTGCGCGACTTCGCGCCCCTTCTGAACCCGCCCGCGGAACCGGCGGTAAACCCCGAGCGGATTCTCGCCTTCTACGGGGCGGCGGACGAAACCGCCCCCGCGGAGACGACGGAGGCCCTCGTCCGGCGGTGGCGACTCCCCCGCCGGAACGTCACCGAGTGGGACTGCGGTCACGTCGGCGTCCGCACCCGCCTGATTCGCGGCGATTCGTACCGGCGGGCGGTGACGCGCGAACTCGACCGACAGACGATGCAGACGGAGACGGGAGCGACCGCCTGA
- the thrS gene encoding threonine--tRNA ligase, whose protein sequence is MSEIVVTLPDGTELPVEEGATVEDVAYEIGPGLGADTVAGVVDGELVDKASPVRDGATVVIVTDQSDEYLDVLRHSAAHVFAQALQRLYPEAKLAIGPPTDEGFYYDVTGVELDQEDLAEIEAEMETIVEEDLDIERELLSREEALEKYEDNPYKRDILENEAADEDPVSFFVQGEFEDLCKGPHVESTGEIGAVELLNISSAYWRGDEDNETLTRVYGTAFESESDLERFLERREEAKERDHRKIGGEMDLFSIPEVTGPGLPLYHPSGKRILNELSDYAESLNLDADYEPVETPHLFRTELWKQSGHYDNYVDDMFLLDVNDEEYGLKPMNCPGHATIFDQHSWSYRDLPVRYFEDGKVYRKEQRGELSGLSRVWSFTIDDGHLFCRPEQIEQEIRQVMDSIFEVLETFGLDAHVALATRPEKSVGSDEIWEQAETQLRSVLENQNIDYDLEPGDGAFYGPKIDFSFEDALGRNWDGPTVQVDFNMPERFDLTYTGEDNEEHRPVMIHRALYGSYERFFMVLVEHFNGKFPLWLAPEQVRILPISDDQLGYAHRVKNELGDFRVDVEDRSWTLGRKIREAQEDRVPYMIIVGGDEEEAGTISVRDRKEREQQDVTVEEFRDHLQSEYEEKRIEPDFLDE, encoded by the coding sequence ATGAGTGAAATCGTTGTGACGCTCCCCGACGGCACGGAGTTACCCGTCGAGGAGGGGGCGACGGTCGAAGACGTCGCGTACGAAATCGGACCCGGTCTCGGGGCCGACACCGTGGCGGGCGTCGTCGACGGCGAACTCGTGGACAAGGCGTCGCCGGTCCGCGACGGGGCCACCGTCGTCATCGTCACGGACCAGAGCGACGAGTATCTGGACGTCCTCCGCCACTCGGCCGCGCACGTCTTCGCGCAGGCGCTTCAGCGACTGTACCCGGAGGCGAAACTCGCCATCGGCCCGCCGACGGACGAGGGGTTCTACTACGACGTGACGGGCGTCGAGTTGGACCAAGAGGACCTCGCGGAGATAGAAGCGGAGATGGAGACCATCGTCGAGGAGGACCTCGACATCGAGCGTGAACTGCTCTCCCGCGAGGAGGCCTTAGAGAAGTACGAGGACAACCCCTACAAACGCGACATCTTGGAGAACGAGGCGGCCGACGAGGACCCCGTCTCCTTCTTCGTGCAAGGGGAGTTCGAGGACCTCTGTAAGGGCCCGCACGTCGAATCGACGGGCGAAATCGGCGCGGTCGAACTGCTCAACATCTCCTCCGCGTACTGGCGCGGCGACGAGGACAACGAGACGCTGACGCGCGTCTACGGGACGGCGTTCGAGTCGGAGTCGGACCTCGAACGGTTCCTCGAACGGCGCGAGGAGGCCAAAGAGCGCGACCACCGGAAGATAGGCGGCGAGATGGACCTCTTCTCCATCCCCGAGGTGACGGGGCCGGGACTTCCGCTCTACCACCCGAGCGGCAAGCGCATCCTCAACGAACTGTCGGACTACGCCGAGTCTTTGAACCTCGACGCCGACTACGAACCCGTCGAGACGCCGCACCTCTTCCGGACGGAACTGTGGAAGCAGTCGGGCCACTACGACAACTACGTCGACGACATGTTCCTCCTCGACGTCAACGACGAGGAGTACGGCCTGAAGCCGATGAACTGCCCGGGCCACGCGACCATCTTCGACCAGCACTCGTGGTCGTACCGCGACCTGCCGGTGCGCTACTTCGAGGACGGGAAGGTGTACCGCAAGGAGCAACGCGGCGAACTCTCCGGTCTCTCCCGCGTCTGGTCGTTCACCATCGACGACGGCCACCTGTTCTGCCGCCCCGAGCAGATAGAACAGGAGATTCGGCAGGTGATGGACTCCATCTTCGAGGTGCTGGAGACGTTCGGACTCGACGCGCACGTCGCGCTCGCGACGCGCCCCGAGAAGTCCGTCGGCAGCGACGAAATCTGGGAACAGGCCGAGACGCAACTGCGCTCGGTGCTGGAGAACCAGAACATCGACTACGACCTCGAACCCGGCGACGGCGCGTTCTACGGGCCGAAGATAGACTTCTCCTTCGAGGACGCCCTCGGGCGCAACTGGGACGGCCCGACGGTGCAGGTGGACTTCAACATGCCCGAGCGGTTCGACCTCACCTACACGGGCGAGGACAACGAGGAGCACCGTCCGGTGATGATCCACCGCGCGCTCTACGGCAGTTACGAGCGCTTCTTCATGGTGCTCGTCGAGCACTTCAACGGGAAGTTCCCGCTCTGGCTGGCGCCCGAACAGGTGCGCATCCTCCCCATCAGCGACGACCAACTCGGCTACGCCCACCGCGTGAAGAACGAACTCGGCGACTTCCGCGTCGACGTCGAGGACCGGTCGTGGACGCTCGGTCGGAAGATTCGCGAAGCCCAAGAGGACCGCGTCCCCTACATGATAATCGTCGGCGGCGACGAGGAGGAGGCCGGAACCATCTCCGTGCGCGACCGGAAAGAGCGGGAACAGCAGGACGTTACGGTCGAGGAGTTCCGCGACCACCTCCAGTCGGAGTACGAAGAGAAGCGCATCGAACCCGACTTCCTCGACGAGTAA